The Meriones unguiculatus strain TT.TT164.6M chromosome 1, Bangor_MerUng_6.1, whole genome shotgun sequence genome has a segment encoding these proteins:
- the Abcg8 gene encoding ATP-binding cassette sub-family G member 8 isoform X1: MAEKTTEDTQLWIGTVLQDASGLQDSLFSSESDNSLYFTYSGQSNTLEVRDLTYQVDMASQVPWFEQLAQFKIPWRSHSSQDKCDLGIRNLSFKVRSGQMLAIIGSSGCGRASLLDVITGRSHGGKMKSGQIWINGQPSTPQLMRKCVAHVRQHDQLLPNLTVRETLAFVAQMRLPRTFSQAQRDKRVEDVIAELRLRQCANTRVGNTYVRGVSGGERRRVSIGVQLLWNPGILILDEPTSGLDSFTAHNLVRTLSRLAKGNRLVLISLHQPRSDIFRLFDLVLLMTSGTPIYLGAAQHMVQYFTSIGHPCPRYSNPADFYVDLTSIDRRSKEQEVATMEKAQSLAALFLEKVRGFDDFLWKAEAKECGTDSYAVSQTLTQDPDCRTAAERPGILQQFTTLIRRQISNDFRDLPTLLIHGAEACLMSFIIGFIYYGHGPKQVSFMDTSALLFMIGALVPFNVILDVVSKCHSERSMLYHELEDGLYTAGPYFFAKILGELPEHCAYVIIYGMPIYWLTNLRPVAELFLLHFMLVWLVVFCSRTMALAASAMLPTFHMSSFCCNALYNSFYLTSGFMINLNNLWIVPAWISKVSFLRWCFAGLMQIQFNGHPYTFQLGNLTFSVDGDRMVTAMDLNSHPLYAVYLIVIGISCGFLLLYYLSLKFIKQKSVQDW, from the exons GTGGACATGGCCTCTCAGGTGCCTTGGTTTGAGCAGCTGGCTCAGTTCAAGATACCTTGGAGGTCTCACAGCAGCCAAGACAAGTGTGACCTGGGCATCCGGAATCTGAGCTTCAAAGTGAGGAGCGGGCAGATGCTGGCCATCATCGGGAGCTCAG GCTGTGGCAGAGCCTCACTACTGGACGTGATCACTGGCAGAAGCCATGGTGGCAAGATGAAATCGGGACAGATCTGGATAAACGGGCAACCCAGCACACCCCAGCTGATGAGGAAGTGTGTGGCGCACGTGCGCCAGCATGACCAGCTGCTCCCCAACCTGACTGTCAGGGAGACCCTGGCTTTCGTTGCCCAGATGCGCCTACCCAGGACCTTCTCTCAGGCCCAGCGTGACAAAAGG GTGGAGGACGTGATTGCAGAGCTGCGGCTGCGCCAGTGCGCCAACACCCGCGTGGGCAACACATACGTGCGTGGGGTGTCCGGGGGCGAGCGCCGGAGAGTGAGCATCGGGGTGCAGCTTCTGTGGAACCCAG GGATCCTCATCCTGGATGAGCCCACCTCTGGCCTCGACAGCTTCACCGCCCACAACCTGGTGAGAACCTTGTCCCGCCTGGCCAAAGGCAACAGGCTGGTGCTCATCTCCCTCCACCAGCCTCGCTCGGACATCTTCAGGCTCTTTGACCTGGTCCTTCTGATGACGTCTGGCACCCCTATCTACCTGGGGGCCGCGCAGCACATGGTGCAGTACTTCACGTCCATCGGCCACCCTTGCCCTCGCTACAGCAACCCTGCTGACTTCTACG TGGACTTGACTAGTATTGACAGGCGCAGCAAAGAACAGGAAGTGGCCACCATGGAGAAGGCTCAGTCGCTTGCAGCCTTGTTTCTAGAAAAAGTGCGAGGCTTTGATGACTTCCTCTGGAAAGCAGAAGCAAAGGAGTGTGGCACAGACTCCTATGCAGTCAG CCAGACCCTCACACAGGACCCCGATTGCCGAACTGCTGCTGAGCGGCCTGGGATCTTACAGCAGTTTACCACCCTGATCCG tcGTCAGATCTCCAATGACTTCCGGGACCTCCCCACCCTGCTCATCCATGGGGCAGAAGCCTGCCTGATGTCCTTCATCATTGGGTTCATTTACTATGGCCATGGGCCCAAGCAGGTCTCCTTCATGGACACGTCAGCTCTTCTGTTCATGATAGGAGCACTCGTCCCTTTCAACGTCATTCTGGATGTGGTCTCCAAAT GTCACTCGGAGAGGTCGATGCTGTACCATGAGCTGGAAGATGGGCTGTACACTGCTGGTCCATATTTCTTTGCCAAG ATCCTGGGCGAGCTGCCGGAGCACTGTGCCTACGTCATCATCTACGGGATGCCCATCTATTGGCTGACCAACCTGCGGCCAGTGGCCGAACTCTTCCTTCTGCACTTCATGCTCGTGTGGTTGGTGGTCTTCTGCTCCAGGACCATGGCCCTGGCCGCCTCCGCCATGCTGCCCACCTTCCACATGTCTTCCTTCTGCTGCAATGCCCTCTACAACTCCTTCTACCTTACCTCTGGCTTCATGATAAACCTGAACAACCTGTGGATAG TACCTGCATGGATTTCCAAGGTGTCCTTCCTCCGATGGTGCTTCGCCGGCCTGATGCAGATCCAGTTTAATGGACACCCTTACACCTTCCAGCTCGGCAACCTCACCTTCTCCGTCGACGGAGACCGG ATGGTCACTGCCATGGACCTGAACTCGCACCCGCTCTATGCTGTCTACCTCATCGTCATTGGCATCAGTTGTGGCTTCCTACTCCTGTACTATCTGTCCTTGAAGTTCATCAAACAGAAGTCAGTTCAAGACTGGTGA
- the Abcg8 gene encoding ATP-binding cassette sub-family G member 8 isoform X3: protein MKSGQIWINGQPSTPQLMRKCVAHVRQHDQLLPNLTVRETLAFVAQMRLPRTFSQAQRDKRVEDVIAELRLRQCANTRVGNTYVRGVSGGERRRVSIGVQLLWNPGILILDEPTSGLDSFTAHNLVRTLSRLAKGNRLVLISLHQPRSDIFRLFDLVLLMTSGTPIYLGAAQHMVQYFTSIGHPCPRYSNPADFYVDLTSIDRRSKEQEVATMEKAQSLAALFLEKVRGFDDFLWKAEAKECGTDSYAVSQTLTQDPDCRTAAERPGILQQFTTLIRRQISNDFRDLPTLLIHGAEACLMSFIIGFIYYGHGPKQVSFMDTSALLFMIGALVPFNVILDVVSKCHSERSMLYHELEDGLYTAGPYFFAKILGELPEHCAYVIIYGMPIYWLTNLRPVAELFLLHFMLVWLVVFCSRTMALAASAMLPTFHMSSFCCNALYNSFYLTSGFMINLNNLWIVPAWISKVSFLRWCFAGLMQIQFNGHPYTFQLGNLTFSVDGDRMVTAMDLNSHPLYAVYLIVIGISCGFLLLYYLSLKFIKQKSVQDW, encoded by the exons ATGAAATCGGGACAGATCTGGATAAACGGGCAACCCAGCACACCCCAGCTGATGAGGAAGTGTGTGGCGCACGTGCGCCAGCATGACCAGCTGCTCCCCAACCTGACTGTCAGGGAGACCCTGGCTTTCGTTGCCCAGATGCGCCTACCCAGGACCTTCTCTCAGGCCCAGCGTGACAAAAGG GTGGAGGACGTGATTGCAGAGCTGCGGCTGCGCCAGTGCGCCAACACCCGCGTGGGCAACACATACGTGCGTGGGGTGTCCGGGGGCGAGCGCCGGAGAGTGAGCATCGGGGTGCAGCTTCTGTGGAACCCAG GGATCCTCATCCTGGATGAGCCCACCTCTGGCCTCGACAGCTTCACCGCCCACAACCTGGTGAGAACCTTGTCCCGCCTGGCCAAAGGCAACAGGCTGGTGCTCATCTCCCTCCACCAGCCTCGCTCGGACATCTTCAGGCTCTTTGACCTGGTCCTTCTGATGACGTCTGGCACCCCTATCTACCTGGGGGCCGCGCAGCACATGGTGCAGTACTTCACGTCCATCGGCCACCCTTGCCCTCGCTACAGCAACCCTGCTGACTTCTACG TGGACTTGACTAGTATTGACAGGCGCAGCAAAGAACAGGAAGTGGCCACCATGGAGAAGGCTCAGTCGCTTGCAGCCTTGTTTCTAGAAAAAGTGCGAGGCTTTGATGACTTCCTCTGGAAAGCAGAAGCAAAGGAGTGTGGCACAGACTCCTATGCAGTCAG CCAGACCCTCACACAGGACCCCGATTGCCGAACTGCTGCTGAGCGGCCTGGGATCTTACAGCAGTTTACCACCCTGATCCG tcGTCAGATCTCCAATGACTTCCGGGACCTCCCCACCCTGCTCATCCATGGGGCAGAAGCCTGCCTGATGTCCTTCATCATTGGGTTCATTTACTATGGCCATGGGCCCAAGCAGGTCTCCTTCATGGACACGTCAGCTCTTCTGTTCATGATAGGAGCACTCGTCCCTTTCAACGTCATTCTGGATGTGGTCTCCAAAT GTCACTCGGAGAGGTCGATGCTGTACCATGAGCTGGAAGATGGGCTGTACACTGCTGGTCCATATTTCTTTGCCAAG ATCCTGGGCGAGCTGCCGGAGCACTGTGCCTACGTCATCATCTACGGGATGCCCATCTATTGGCTGACCAACCTGCGGCCAGTGGCCGAACTCTTCCTTCTGCACTTCATGCTCGTGTGGTTGGTGGTCTTCTGCTCCAGGACCATGGCCCTGGCCGCCTCCGCCATGCTGCCCACCTTCCACATGTCTTCCTTCTGCTGCAATGCCCTCTACAACTCCTTCTACCTTACCTCTGGCTTCATGATAAACCTGAACAACCTGTGGATAG TACCTGCATGGATTTCCAAGGTGTCCTTCCTCCGATGGTGCTTCGCCGGCCTGATGCAGATCCAGTTTAATGGACACCCTTACACCTTCCAGCTCGGCAACCTCACCTTCTCCGTCGACGGAGACCGG ATGGTCACTGCCATGGACCTGAACTCGCACCCGCTCTATGCTGTCTACCTCATCGTCATTGGCATCAGTTGTGGCTTCCTACTCCTGTACTATCTGTCCTTGAAGTTCATCAAACAGAAGTCAGTTCAAGACTGGTGA
- the Abcg8 gene encoding ATP-binding cassette sub-family G member 8 isoform X2: protein MAEKTTEDTQLWIGTVLQDASGLQDSLFSSESDNSLYFTYSGQSNTLEVRDLTYQVDMASQVPWFEQLAQFKIPWRSHSSQDKCDLGIRNLSFKVRSGQMLAIIGSSGCGRASLLDVITGRSHGGKMKSGQIWINGQPSTPQLMRKCVAHVRQHDQLLPNLTVRETLAFVAQMRLPRTFSQAQRDKRVEDVIAELRLRQCANTRVGNTYVRGVSGGERRRVSIGVQLLWNPGILILDEPTSGLDSFTAHNLVRTLSRLAKGNRLVLISLHQPRSDIFRLFDLVLLMTSGTPIYLGAAQHMVQYFTSIGHPCPRYSNPADFYVDLTSIDRRSKEQEVATMEKAQSLAALFLEKVRGFDDFLWKAEAKECGTDSYAVSQTLTQDPDCRTAAERPGILQQFTTLIRRQISNDFRDLPTLLIHGAEACLMSFIIGFIYYGHGPKQVSFMDTSALLFMIGALVPFNVILDVVSKCHSERSMLYHELEDGLYTAGPYFFAKILGELPEHCAYVIIYGMPIYWLTNLRPVAELFLLHFMLVWLVVFCSRTMALAASAMLPTFHMSSFCCNALYNSFYLTSGFMINLNNLWIEDSSGHSQHEPSLWEQFEAWGGQQRPHE, encoded by the exons GTGGACATGGCCTCTCAGGTGCCTTGGTTTGAGCAGCTGGCTCAGTTCAAGATACCTTGGAGGTCTCACAGCAGCCAAGACAAGTGTGACCTGGGCATCCGGAATCTGAGCTTCAAAGTGAGGAGCGGGCAGATGCTGGCCATCATCGGGAGCTCAG GCTGTGGCAGAGCCTCACTACTGGACGTGATCACTGGCAGAAGCCATGGTGGCAAGATGAAATCGGGACAGATCTGGATAAACGGGCAACCCAGCACACCCCAGCTGATGAGGAAGTGTGTGGCGCACGTGCGCCAGCATGACCAGCTGCTCCCCAACCTGACTGTCAGGGAGACCCTGGCTTTCGTTGCCCAGATGCGCCTACCCAGGACCTTCTCTCAGGCCCAGCGTGACAAAAGG GTGGAGGACGTGATTGCAGAGCTGCGGCTGCGCCAGTGCGCCAACACCCGCGTGGGCAACACATACGTGCGTGGGGTGTCCGGGGGCGAGCGCCGGAGAGTGAGCATCGGGGTGCAGCTTCTGTGGAACCCAG GGATCCTCATCCTGGATGAGCCCACCTCTGGCCTCGACAGCTTCACCGCCCACAACCTGGTGAGAACCTTGTCCCGCCTGGCCAAAGGCAACAGGCTGGTGCTCATCTCCCTCCACCAGCCTCGCTCGGACATCTTCAGGCTCTTTGACCTGGTCCTTCTGATGACGTCTGGCACCCCTATCTACCTGGGGGCCGCGCAGCACATGGTGCAGTACTTCACGTCCATCGGCCACCCTTGCCCTCGCTACAGCAACCCTGCTGACTTCTACG TGGACTTGACTAGTATTGACAGGCGCAGCAAAGAACAGGAAGTGGCCACCATGGAGAAGGCTCAGTCGCTTGCAGCCTTGTTTCTAGAAAAAGTGCGAGGCTTTGATGACTTCCTCTGGAAAGCAGAAGCAAAGGAGTGTGGCACAGACTCCTATGCAGTCAG CCAGACCCTCACACAGGACCCCGATTGCCGAACTGCTGCTGAGCGGCCTGGGATCTTACAGCAGTTTACCACCCTGATCCG tcGTCAGATCTCCAATGACTTCCGGGACCTCCCCACCCTGCTCATCCATGGGGCAGAAGCCTGCCTGATGTCCTTCATCATTGGGTTCATTTACTATGGCCATGGGCCCAAGCAGGTCTCCTTCATGGACACGTCAGCTCTTCTGTTCATGATAGGAGCACTCGTCCCTTTCAACGTCATTCTGGATGTGGTCTCCAAAT GTCACTCGGAGAGGTCGATGCTGTACCATGAGCTGGAAGATGGGCTGTACACTGCTGGTCCATATTTCTTTGCCAAG ATCCTGGGCGAGCTGCCGGAGCACTGTGCCTACGTCATCATCTACGGGATGCCCATCTATTGGCTGACCAACCTGCGGCCAGTGGCCGAACTCTTCCTTCTGCACTTCATGCTCGTGTGGTTGGTGGTCTTCTGCTCCAGGACCATGGCCCTGGCCGCCTCCGCCATGCTGCCCACCTTCCACATGTCTTCCTTCTGCTGCAATGCCCTCTACAACTCCTTCTACCTTACCTCTGGCTTCATGATAAACCTGAACAACCTGTGGATAG AGGATTCTTCTGGCCACAGCCAGCACGAGCCCTCTCTCTGGGAGCAGTTTGAGGCTTGGGGAGGGCAGCAGAGACCACATGAATGA